The Candidatus Limnocylindrales bacterium genome has a segment encoding these proteins:
- the modC gene encoding molybdenum ABC transporter ATP-binding protein, which produces MLDLDIQLSRGSFSLEASLRLHEPITGVFGPSGSGKSTLLHVIAGLITPQAGKIKLGEILLYDTEKKINLPPHKRRIGYVFQDGQLFPHLSVKNNLLYGYCLVPRNQRRFKLDQIVNLLEIQSLLSRYPRNLSGGEKQRVALGRALLTSPRLLLLDEPLASLDEGLKRQILPFLKRIAIETHIPMIYVSHAIGEILQLTDQMVVIKNGRILGQGSFLKVMKDEKILELAKLSGLENVIPVEVVGHERELGLTLAKLHHQTLNLPFSSIPEGERTFVSVRPEDIALAIQPVTGTSIQNQLEGEILGMTDVGNRILVEVDIGVVVLAELTIKAFHDLNLKEGMPVYCLIKTHAFTYLGKPLNREVS; this is translated from the coding sequence TTGTTAGATTTAGACATCCAATTAAGCCGCGGTAGTTTCAGTTTGGAGGCAAGCTTGAGACTCCATGAACCCATCACGGGCGTTTTTGGACCCTCGGGTTCCGGCAAGAGTACGCTCCTCCATGTCATTGCAGGTCTTATCACTCCTCAAGCGGGTAAAATCAAACTGGGAGAGATCCTGCTCTATGATACAGAAAAGAAAATTAACCTGCCGCCCCATAAACGAAGAATCGGATATGTATTTCAGGATGGTCAACTTTTTCCCCATCTTTCTGTAAAAAACAATCTCCTCTATGGTTATTGTCTTGTTCCTCGAAACCAAAGACGTTTTAAACTTGATCAAATCGTAAATTTGCTGGAAATTCAATCCCTACTTTCTCGCTATCCCCGAAACCTCTCTGGGGGCGAGAAGCAAAGGGTTGCTCTAGGCCGAGCCCTTTTAACGTCTCCCAGGCTCCTGTTATTGGACGAACCTCTGGCTTCTCTAGATGAAGGCCTTAAGAGGCAGATTCTGCCTTTTTTGAAAAGAATTGCCATTGAAACCCATATCCCCATGATTTATGTGAGCCATGCCATCGGCGAAATTCTCCAGTTAACCGATCAAATGGTCGTAATTAAGAATGGACGAATTCTTGGTCAGGGTTCTTTTCTGAAAGTTATGAAAGATGAAAAAATCCTGGAACTGGCTAAATTATCCGGGCTGGAGAATGTCATACCCGTAGAGGTGGTAGGACACGAGCGGGAGTTGGGACTCACCTTGGCAAAGCTCCACCATCAAACCTTGAATCTACCCTTCTCCTCTATTCCAGAGGGAGAAAGAACCTTTGTATCGGTTCGACCAGAAGATATTGCCCTGGCTATTCAGCCTGTGACAGGCACTTCCATTCAAAATCAGCTTGAAGGAGAGATTCTCGGAATGACGGATGTGGGCAACCGGATATTGGTGGAGGTAGATATCGGCGTCGTGGTACTGGCAGAATTAACCATTAAAGCCTTCCATGATCTTAATCTAAAAGAAGGTATGCCCGTTTACTGCTTAATTAAAACCCATGCCTTTACTTACCTGGGAAAACCCTTGAATAGAGAGGTTTCTTAA